The following are encoded in a window of Castanea sativa cultivar Marrone di Chiusa Pesio chromosome 5, ASM4071231v1 genomic DNA:
- the LOC142636407 gene encoding beta-amyrin 28-monooxygenase-like: MELFFLCGLILSVFLVSLCCVVFLLYHNSYASLPNLPRGKMGLPFIGESLEFLSTGRKGHPEKFIYDRMAKFSSQVFKTSILGEPVAVMCGSAGNKFLFSNENKLVTTWWPNSVNKIFPSTQKSSSSKESKNLRKLLPNIMKAEALQRYIGIMDTIAQRHFAAGWDGKQEVIVFPLAKRYTFWLACKLFLSIEDPKHVAKFEDPFSFLASGVISIPINFPGTAFNRAIKASNLIRKELRAIIKQRKIDLAENKASPTQDILSHMLLTSDENGQYMNEMDIADKIIGLLVGGHDTASAAITFVVKYLAEFPDIYNEVLKEQMEIAKSKKPGELLNWYDIQKMKYSWNVACEVMRLAPPLQGAFREAINDFIFAGFSIPKGWKLYWSANSTHRNPEFFPEPEKFDPSRFEGNGPLPYSYVPFGGGPRMCPGKEYARMEILVFMHNVVKRFNWEKLLLDEKIIVNPMPIPAKGLPIRLLPHNA; encoded by the exons ATGGAGCTTTTCTTCCTTTGTGGTTTGATACTCTCAGTTTtccttgtttctctttgttgtGTTGTATTCCTTCTATACCACAATTCCTATGCTTCACTCCCAAATCTTCCAAGGGGGAAGATGGGCTTACCTTTCATTGGTGAGAGCCTTGAGTTTCTCTCCACTGGAAGAAAGGGTCACCCAGAAAAGTTCATATATGATAGAATGGCTAAATTCTCTTCCCAAGTCTTCAAGACTTCAATCCTTGGAGAGCCGGTGGCTGTTATGTGTGGTTCGGCTGGgaacaagtttttgttttccaatGAAAACAAGCTTGTCACGACTTGGTGGCCAAATTCTGTGAACAAAATCTTCCCTTCCACTCAAAAATCCTCTTCCAGTAAAGAATCCAAGAATTTGAGAAAGTTATTACCAAACATCATGAAAGCAGAGGCCTTACAGAGATATATAGGTATCATGGACACTATTGCACAAAGACACTTTGCGGCTGGTTGGGATGGCAAGCAAGAAGTGATTGTGTTTCCACTTGCAAAGAGGTACACCTTTTGGTTGGCCTGCAAGCTGTTCTTGAGCATTGAAGATCCAAAGCATGTTGCAAAGTTTGAAGATCCTTTCAGTTTTTTGGCTTCTGGGGTCATTTCTATTCCCATAAATTTTCCAGGGACAGCATTCAACCGTGCTATTAAGGCTTCAAACTTGATAAGGAAGGAGTTGAGGGCTATCATTAAGCAGAGGAAGATTGATTTGGCCGAGAACAAAGCATCTCCCACACAGGATATTTTGTCACATATGTTGCTCACCTCTGATGAGAATGGACAGTACATGAATGAGATGGACATAGCTGACAAGATTATTGGTTTGCTTGTAGGTGGACATGACACAGCAAGCGCAGCTATTACTTTTGTTGTCAAGTATCTTGCAGAATTTCCTGATATCTACAATGAGGTCCTAAAAG AGCAAATGGAGATTGCGAAATCAAAGAAACCAGGGGAGTTACTTAACTGGTATGACATTCAAAAGATGAAGTATTCATGGAATGTTGCTTGTGAAGTGATGAGACTTGCCCCACCCCTTCAGGGTGCTTTTCGAGAGGCCATTAATGACTTTATTTTCGCTGGTTTCTCTATTCCCAAGGGTTGGAAG TTATATTGGAGTGCAAACTCAACACATAGGAACCCAGAATTCTTCCCAGAGCCTGAAAAGTTTGACCCCTCAAGATTTGAAGGGAATGGACCATTACCTTACAGCTATGTACCATTTGGAGGAGGACCTAGGATGTGTCCTGGAAAAGAGTACGCACGCATGGAAATTCTAGTTTTCATGCATAATGTAGTGAAGAGGTTCAACTGGGAGAAGTTGCTTCTTGATGAGAAGATCATTGTGAATCCAATGCCCATACCGGCCAAAGGGCTTCCCATCCGCCTTCTTCCTCACAATGCTTAA